From the Glycine max cultivar Williams 82 chromosome 11, Glycine_max_v4.0, whole genome shotgun sequence genome, the window CAAAATTATCATGGGAAGGTGGAGGGGACTGGGGGCCAATGGCGAAACAATGTGTCTCTCTTCGATCAAAACATGGCATACGGCACACCAGATGATGCGTGTCAAAAGGGATCATTCTCATCTCTAAGGGATGCTGATTGCTCAACGTGTAAATTTTTAAGTTGCTTTGCACTCTCCACTCCTTAATCAATCCTAAATCCTTCAATTTCTAAGTATCGTCCTTAATTTAACCAATTACGTCCAACACATTTATTAGAAAACTGAATTTTCTAAGTATATTGTAGGGCTTCTTTGTCAGACCCTATGTATAGGGAAAAAAACTGGGTTGTGagtaataaaacattaaaacctGTTGGACAAGATAACTGGGTTGTGAGTCATAAAGCCTATcttggataaaatattttaactaatttttttaattttttttattaattgaaaagttcgtttgataaatattgtttttttaataattttttaatatttgttaacgTTTTTGAAAATGCTAGTTGAAGtaaaattttcttcttatttctaacTTCTGCCTGTatgtattttcttcttattattttattattttttttatcattttatatttttcagttatttcaaaaattaattgtatccatcacttataatttaataaattagttttttaactttcaatttttaacaatcaggtaattttttcaattttaattagtttttcagtttttttaccaAACATACCCAAAATCTACTTCAGTgtctcaaaaaattaattttttataccatTGAAAAAATATAGAACTTCAGTTAATAACAAAGACTTCAAAGCAAAGGGGACACAAAAAGACAAAGTCGTATAGGATATGTTGAAGATGAACCCTTCCTAGAAAGTCAAACTGCACATTGAttgacttttctaaaaaaaaaaaaattgtcttcagCCATCGGTTGAGATATATCTGCAAAAAGTGTTTGgttgaagaattaaaaaaaatgaatgagaataaatgaaaaatagattaaaaataactaCTGGACTCCACTCTTATTTCCACTTTATTTCTATAATACTAAATAACCAACATTATTTCTATCACCCTTATTTCACTTTCAATAATTGtgttttgatttattatttgattgaagcaaacatgatattttttataaccacCGTTACTAGTGTCATTGTTTCTTGGTGGGATCCCGATTAGGGACGGAGGCACCTGGCACGTAAGAGGTGgggggcctatatatatatatatatatatttgagtgattattttaaattttgggtttaaataataatatttattgtgaagataattatatatttttatttttagataaatatattgGTTTTCTTATTGTATTTATTGTAGAGATAtacaattgtatttttttctctttttagataaaatatctgaatatcattttttaatatatttttcttttatcaccTATTCAACATCACCTAtttcaacacacacacacacaatctGATTTGTTTAACCCTGGCTCTGTCATATGTTCACATAAGCTTTGACTTTTCAGTTTTGGGATTTAATTTTAGGATGAGTTTGATTAtgtgaaagagaaaataatgaaagaaaaaaaaaagtatgagaCTCACATTATGTTAAAAATTTCTCTCAAATTTTTTCACAATCAAACACACTGTTAaagtttttcatcttttctcaataaaagatattttcaaaaaattaaatattaagtttttttcACAAACTCAAAATATGTTATGAAGTGAGCAAACTGATTAACTAACATGATATAAATGTGTTACTAAGTCGAAGGGGTCTTTTCGACCGTAAATGAGTTACAATACTCTTAATGTCATCTGACAACACCTCATCTTCTAAGCAAAACTTGGAATCAAATTGAATCGGAGGGTAAAGTCTCATGCTTTCATATGTGGCAGCTTGTAAATAGTTCAGTTGGTGAAGCTCTTCATAGCTTGTAAGGTCTTTGTTATAGTCTGATCCAATTACTCACTATGCTTCTAGAATAATTTGGGATTCCCCTTCTGGGTATTTTGCTAAGAGCTAAAAGAAGCTTGTTAGAGCGGAAGCCACAGAGTCATGACCAGCTAGCAAGAAACTTACTATAATATCTTTTAAGAATGTGTCATCAGTGACGATTCTCATGAACCGTGACAACAACAagtggtccttgtgaggtgaaattgatgaaaatttcatttttcttctttgcctTATGACCTCTTTGACTAAGATGTCAatcattttaatcttttctcTCGACTTCTTCTTGGAGCCCACGTTGAGGAACCGTTTGATCTTCCAGATTAGAAGGGATGCTGGCAATGCTCTCTCCGCATACAATTTTGATCCTAAAGATGTGCACACAAGGTCTCCCTAAACATTAAATCTTAAACCCACAAGATTTGGATggagtgaaaaatattttttaatgagtaACCTTCAACCAATTTtgatccttaattttttttagtaatgacacattgaaattcaatttcacCAAATGAGATTTTGGGGTATTATAAGACAGGCACATTACGAAAGATGTCTGAGTTTGGTACCTTAGAATCCGTCTACTTATGGTCTGTTTGGATAAGCTTCTTTAGAAGCAtttctaaaagaagaaaataagaagaaaaaagatgagaTGAGCTTTTccttaaacaaaaataagttcTTCATGAGTTAATTTTTAGAAGCTCACCAATATAGCTTCTAGAGAAGCTTACACCCAAACGGACCCTAAATCAGTCATATTTTGGTCGAGCTGTGATGGGGCTGGCTTAAATATGTAGGGTCCACGTGAATTTCTTCCCCTAAATGGCATAaagtgaagaaaaagttaagtaCGTCTATCTTCTCGATGCGAGTCCCAGGAAAGGCGTGAAGCGACGGAGCGCACTACCTCGGAGATGAAATATGGTGCAATGATAATAAGATTTGTTATGATTGATAATTCGAAATACGTGGTTAGAgagatttctttttcaaatttgtatTATGATTAGTAACATAATCCAGTtagtttctaattaaaaaatttatttaattgttcgattaacaacatttttttaataatttttaatattttttaaaatattatttgaagttatattttttaaaatattaatttctattttttatatttttttatctttaatatatattcaaatttttacttatttttttaaaataaattataatttttttattttatactgttactttaaaaattaattttattaaaaatttataatttagtaaGTTAATATTTGTATCTTTCAACTATCAACTTTTCGTTACTAAAAATATATCCACAggatttttttgaagaaatttttaattaaagaaattgttTCTTACTGTTTCTCCCTATTGAAACAATTctatctgataaaaaaaaaatcttaaaaataaagttgGTATCTTAtgcaaaaatttatttcttaataataaaaaatactatttaccTGACATATAACAATATTGTAATTaagtgaaaataagaaaaatataacaaaagtgaaaataagaaaaatataaaagcgAGTTTCTTCAAATTTCTTATCATTAGCAAAAAAAGTTATCTTTGAATTTCTTACAATGTAAAAATCACAAAAGAActgtgaaaaatataaaaaaataacttaaaaaacttAGTTAAGAAATTCTTATTAGAgatactttaattaatttttcaactaattttactATATTTATCTTATGTGtagatatgaaagaaaaaaaaaacaagaaaatatcacTTTCTCAAAAcagtagattttttatttttaataaagagaataatttgtattttctttaaaCATTTCTGACttagattttaaattatgttaaactaaaataactttatattaatTTGCTCAGTTACGGTGAATATCACTAGTTTCTACTCGTGTCTATGATTCTCCTTGTTAACACTTCTTCTCAACCAATGTATATCGAATTGTTGGAGAATATTCTGACTAATTAATGATGATTTTTTGGGCATCGTCTACTTTGTTTTAAGTTACGTGTTAGAAGATGTTTATCAATAACGCGAATGGAAGGTTTTTCCGAGTAGGTTTTTTAAAAGAAGTTTTATGTGGGAATGGGATTCCCATCCCAGCACTAAAAAAAATGCCACAaatttctcatcttttattttcttttctcttctatatattaaaaagttaataaaatataagaaaaaaaaacaaataaactatTGGATTTTGAATGTAGCCGTAGGATCCTTCTTCGGTCATTAACTAAAGTAACTACGGGTAATCCATTCTAGATACCTTTTATGTGTGTTTTTTTCccaagaaattttttttgtggaaaattgaaataaaaagtaGAATCCTAGAATTAACtctaagataaatattaattttattattttaagtgtcggtaatttaggaaaaaaactatttttttaaataattattacaaaatagtgATTTTATCATAAATGCATGACATTGCATAATTATAGATGAAAGTGTAAATAAAATGTTTACATtgccaataaattaattattaattctattcttttaaaagtttaagataatattaatttttattaaaatatttttactttcgtctaatttttaattatttgaaacatttcttaacaaattaaaagaacaaagaaatgAAGAATAATAAGAATGTGTTTTTCTAAACAATTTAATTCATTACAAGAAACTTTGCAATTACTAATGACCACATTGGTGCTGACATTTGGAGGATTACAATTTCATCAGATTGAACCTACGTACAACCAAATCAACCTACGTTCAACCTAATCAATCACTCACATTACTTTTCTATTTATTCATTAGAAAGTGCAAAATTTTTGTTCTACGCTATTTTAACGAATTTTCAAACACACCTTTAGCCTAGCGATCACTAAGTTGTTTCATACTAGACAATTAATTAACTAAGTGGATCTAATTCActtaattaaatacttttattataaatactgatacatatatttaatttttatgggtaaaaaaatactaaataatcaGATGTGACATTTATGAACAGTCAAACcatttaaatgtttaaaattctCGTAGGTATTTAAGTGTTTTAGGCGTTGGTAACAAATGGGAAATTTGTAACCATAGTTATACCTGCCACATGACTTTTagtaatcattaatttattattttcatataattgtttaaataattattaattaaaatttaaattaataagaaaatatttttttttattaaaataaatcaaatttaattaaataacaataaagaaCCTCATACATAGTGACTGTTTAGAATCTATAATTCATTCATCTAATGGCTTATTAGCattaagtaatattttataGAACTTTTGAATTTTCTTGTTAGACAACCTTTCAAAATAAGTGATATTCCCACAACTCTACTCATGCATCATAAGAGTGTCACGTGCATATGCACAAAAAATATGCATCAAGAGAGTGTCATATATTAAGCATATGCACAttagaaaattgagaaaaatttGTGAGTTACTTCAAGTTGATGAGCTAAAAATTATAGAGCTCATAGAATAAAAGATAACTtccataaaaatatttcattggaTTGATTGATATGATAAAAGATAGAGTATATAGTCATTTTGGTCCTTAAATTTGTGGGAGTGTTAGTGTTATTACATTAGTCCTTAATCTTTTTTTGGAAACAcaataattctaattaaattgaaggaatttattttttttaaaaagaactcACTCAAGATGTAAATCTACAATTacattagtataaaattaaaaaaaaaacgtgtgAATAAAGTGATTATATTAACATATACTAgtatttagaaactaaaatgtTAGTAAGTAATAAAGTTTATAaacttatttcttaaaaaaaaattatgaatttatttgacattttttaagaCAACTTATTTAACATCTTGTTAGTTTCAGGAACTAATGTGATAATATCTATcatttttaagaactaaattgattatttattcataaaaaatacaataagacCGTATATGTATTAgacctaataattttttctagcAAACTATTAACAACAAGTTAACATTTCTATTAAATTAGCTACTCTTAACACATTATAACACAACTAGCTTGACTAACAAACAGCTAGAAAAATAACATGTCGAGAATAATGCCTTTTGTTCTGCCCATTGTAAGATGAgacaaaaataaagggaaaaaaaaaacatggccCAAATTGGCCACTAATGGGAAGCCTAGAGCAAAAGAATAATGGGCTACGATAATTTTCAAGATGTTGCTTCCTGCACTCCCATCATTACTTTCTgctatgttttattatatttccaAAAGTCCAATCCAAAATACAATATGTGAATAAGGGGGGAATTCAAAACAAGTGGACGGTGACCTACGCAAAACACACCAAAGAGAGACGCAATGCACgacctccttcctttttctacGACTGTTCGCAGAGGTATTGCGTGAactatgattaaataattattgttatgttaatatataaatagCGATTACATGATCAATGTCTAtgtattcttctttttcttttgtaagaGCTTTTATGCATAGTTACATAAATCATTCTTTATATTAATCTtgtgaattttataatttcatataaatttaaatattttatataaaaattcattaCAATGTTAAGATTATTAAAGTaagtttttaacttaaatttttttgagtcatacaatacttaaaaaatatattatttatggtataaatattttaaataacaattgCTTATAAAAATAACTTGATGTCATatacttaaatgaataaaaaagttaaacgttacttaaaattaaacaactcaTATAAGCATTCTTATTAGAAATGCTCTAAAGGTGAaccaaaattaataatcaatttttgtttaaattggagtagtttgctaatttttttttaatttaactatccTGTATAATTCATATCCTATGCAAAACAAAAGCTTATACTActcactatttattttaattgttattttttagggaaaataattaaaaatggttTAGAGACCAGACTAAGTTGAGCCTTATCAAAGCAGTAGAGAGGGAAAATGGGATAATGTAATTGGGCTAACAACTCTACACCAACCACCAAGCACTGGTCCAAGCAAAATCAACTTAAATGTTTCTGTATTTACACGTACGGCCAATGAAAAACATTATATATACtagtaaatattataaaatgcacatgaatgaaaataaaaaagaaaaatatatttatgaaaaaaaataagttgaataGTTTCTTGTTGAAAagtagattaattaattatgttttttctaaaaataattttatttggatgCGTGTATTattctataataattttatttgtcaaaaaataaagtttttttttctggtaCAGACAATATTTAGAAAGTTTAGTGTGTTTATTACATGGAATGAAAATTATACATGCAAACATCTCAATTCAATACTTAAAGttgtatatgaaaataatttttgaagataatacatattaaaagtaatagaatttatttatttattactttaagATTTATATGACATTCATTGaacttttctatttatattgaatctttttaatatacttttataacaatataaattgatgttaatgagaaatttatttatttaaatatattacatctattaaaagttattttttttattaaaatgtttcaTAACATACTGTATGTTTACggtaaaaaaaacttagttttGTTAACCACTTTTACAATATATGCAATCTAAATCATTGttctattctttttatttttatgaatatcaTGTTATATTCTACTATATTATATATCCCATATATCTATCACATACTGAAAATCTTTGCACAAGTGTAATCAAAAAGGGATCTAATTGTTTCATGTTATTAAATATGATGCACACCCTTACAAGTAAAGCCCCGGGTAGCCAAGGAAAGTAGGTCTAATATTAATAAGAATATGACTCGTATTTCATAAGTACTTAGGTTAAAATTTTGCTGCAGATGTTAAGTGTTTGTTGATTaataatgtataaatattttaaaatcataaagaaTATTTAGAAAGAGAATTTTATTGTTTGTAATAAATGAATGATTTtatcaaactaaaataaaataagtatatgGTTAGATTAAAGTTTGTAAAAATTGCTCACGTCTTCCTtctataaaattaagtttttaagacaaattttttatatgtaaacatACTTTGAAGGGTAACAAAACATAACATGTCACCAAAATGAATTTAATCTCAAACATAGTTTAACACTGTCTATGGTAGAAAATATTTGTagtttctaacaaaaaaaaaatcaagaagtcTATCTGATATTGATtaaggaattttaaaaaaaaaacatttaccaaaatttaatatttttttatgcataagaataaaaaaaaaaatagtgtaaaaAAGGTTTATAACAACAACTGAGGCATCCACAAAGAAAAGCCAAAGCTATAAATGGATGAATAAATTAAGGTCCCAGCTGGTGGATAAAGCAAACATTAACAGTGTGCATTAAGGGAGGCCCAATCCAATTGAAGAAGGATGGTGAAACCACGACACCCATTTGCCTCCCAAGAGGCAATAAGTTTCTTCTTTCTTGCTCCAACTCAGTCAATACAATTAAATAACATGTTACGCGCAGCCTGGGCCCCACTCACCTACGCCATAAACACGCACCATGTGCCTTATTGTTTCCCTGCTATATATACCCACATTTCGCCATAATGTTTCACACTTACCACTACTACCAATACTCCTCGCACAACACAACCACAATGGCCGCGGTaactctctctctttcactcactcactcactcactacTTTGATTTTGTTCTTCACATGTTAGTACTTAATTTGTTAAAgtgtgtgttgtgttgtgttgatgatgttgcagaagaagaagaatggcgGCGGAAACGGCAACAACAAGGAGAACGAAGACAGCACCATCACCGTCGTCTTGAAGGTCGAAATGCACTGCGACGGTTGCGCTTCCAAAATCATCAAACACCTCCGCTGTTTCCAAGGTTATACTTGCTTCCACACACTCATGAAACTCATTTCATTTTCACCAGTACTATTTATGGATCTATCTGGCATTTAATCTCTGTATTTTTATAGCAAAATGCTAACCGTCAAAAGTGTTACCAGtattgattatttaattttactgtGTTTTGTAATGCaccttgaatttaatttattattatttattactgtGTTTGAATTTGAGAGTTGAGATTGGACTTTTTGTTGTTGAAGGTGTGGAAACGGTGAAGGCTGATAGCGACGCCGGGAAGGTGACCGTGACCGGAAAAGTGGACCCCACGAAAGTGAGGGATAACCTGGCGGAGAAGATAAGGAAGAAGGTGGAACTGGTGTCTCCGCAGCCCAAGAAGGAGCAGGAGAACGAGAAAGAGAACAAGGATGCTAAGGCAAACAACAAATCCGAGAATAACAAAACCCAGGACAAAAAAACCAAGGACAAAGAGGTTGGTTCATCACTGGTCCCCAACCTTTGCCccctttgtttatttaatttattttactttctctGCCACTGCCAGtctgggatttttttttttttctaattggtTTCTGGTGACCTctgttaattttttcaaaatttatttgtcgcttattgtttaattatgcttaatttaattatcagGTGGTAACCACCGCTGTTCTGAAGCTGGCATTGCATTGCCAGGGTTGCCTAGACAGGATTGGCAAAACTGTGTTGAAAACCAAaggttagttaattaattattattattattatttagtttgtcTCTTGGTTTGGCTAATTGGGCATGAACTTGGACATGATGATGCAGGAGTGCAAGAAATGGCCATTGACAAGGAAAAGGAAATGGTGACTGTGAAAGGGACAATGGATGTTAAGGCTCTGGCAGAGAATCTCATGGAGAAGCTGAAGAGGAGGGTTGAGGTGGTTCCTccaaagaaagacaaggaaggtggtggtggtgatgatgaGAAGGAAGTAtcagggaagaagaagaacaagggtggtggtggaggagacaAGAATGAGAATATTGAAGATGGAATAGAGAAAATAGAGTATAACAGAATGGAGTATTTGGCACCACCTGCTTTTGGCTTTGGTTATGGACCTTATGGTGGTGGTTATGGACATGGACATGGGCATGGGCATGGCAACATTGGTGGGTATAGCTATGTGCCAGTGTACCCGGAGCAGATGCACTTTCACTTGCATGCACCACCACCACAAATTTTCAGTGATGAAAACCCGAATGCTTGTTCTGTCATGTGAGTGAGGTTGTTTCTTTCCATTTAACTGGGTGATGGATGGTGATAATGATGGTGTGCTTAGAGAACTAGATACTAGAGTCTAGAGTGTTtctttccattcttttttttttttctttcaatttttggttCTTAGAATTCCACGGGAACTTTTGAGATGTTTTTGTGTTTAGGGAAGAAAAGGggggttttgaattttgatgtgATTAGATAACCAATACCgctgatatattattattaaatgggAATGCCAATTTCAGAATTTGTTATTACTAGTTGATGCATAATGTAAATGATGGAGTAATATGGAGTTGGAAATGGAATAGATCTCAATTCTGACACACCTTGGTccaatttgtttttgttctatATGCTGTGTTGTGTTGTGGAACGAAGAAGTTGCTGCCAATTTTCCCGATAATTTAATGATTGTGTatggattttgatttttgaggGATGGACAGAAAAGGGCGCTGGCATGAACATGTCCTTATTAGGTGTCCTGTGTCCCCCAGAGAAGGGTGTTTGGTGCACTCATTAGTTATGACGCTTATTCCTACAAGTTTCTTGTGTGTCCTTTCCTTTCTCCCTTTATAACTTGTCCACTACTACTCGTATAGTACTACACCTTAGGCCACGCCATTTGCCTCGAAGTAGGGTTCGTTAGTGGGTTTAAACTCTGTCCTTTTCTCACCTTTATCATTTGTCCCATATGTTAAACTGCTCTTTTCCATATACGCTTTCCAATTTGGCTCTTTCGTTGTTTCCAATGCTCCCACGAATTAAAATGCTGCTCAGCTCTCAGCtctaatacaaatatataatcGGGTTTAATTCAAGATGTTTTTCATAGAAGTGGGATTATCCATTTGTATTTTGATGGATCTTATTCTTCCCCGCTACTTGAGTAATAACTAAGTGGGATTATCCATTTTGAGTGTCTTCAAATcccttaaaagaaaattattttggtGAATAATTGAGTTTCAATCATTTCTaggttaaaattaattctttattaatcaattattagttaattaatagattttttatttttttagagaaattatatgaaaaaatgtgtacaaattaattaattttaatttatgaaaaaatttatttttttattcttattttcttctcttaaaatatttctaaagAAACTTATTCAAAAGAccctatttatatatttgaattatatatacaaaatcaACCATTTATGCGTGTTTACATGTGActcagttttcataaaaaaagaaaataaccaTAATCATTAGTGTTATGTGATGATTATTTACTTCTATTAATTACTGCAAAATACTGTTTTATATAATGATTATTATGAATGACTTGTGGATTCTCTTTATGATCACTTAATGCCTATGCATTTATTTGTGCACAAAAGTTGTTACATCCCCTGTAACAACTGAGCTACAGTATTTGGGTTGCATGTGCTACATGACCCTAAGAACAAACGTGAGGGATCATGATGACAATGCATCGGGTTTTATGCATGGCATATTTCTTTGGCGACGATGATGCTATGCATAACCACTGACCACGCTACCGTGCACTCAATGCCCCCTTGATTTTTGCTGCCTTTGGCAAAAGAAACAAGAACCTTTGTAAAAGGATGTGAAAAGCCAAAAACCAGTGGGTTCAGGAACACTTTTAAACAATGTTTTCAAATCAAATTCGTCTTCTAATTAGTGATCAGTgaagatttaaatttatgattcatTAGTTTGACTGGTTAAATTgatgataattaaatataaatttaattgtatCTTTGGTTCTTAAACTTAACTTGTATGTGATCACTAGTACTAGAAACACTCTTCACAGTAGAAATTTACAATTGTTCTAGAAAATTGATGTAGTacataaaaattcaattaaaatacgacgataatgcaaaaaaaaaatattatattatcattcaatttttttaggaGATATTATCACTCAATTATGGATTACTATGTATGGTTAACAATTTTagttttgtaataaatattttacaagtGACACTTAGAGTGGtttttaattggttaaaaaggaaagatattttataatcataattaaattcatattataatatgagtaataaataacataagataataaaagaataaataaaataatatttactaaCATGAAAAGatcataattgtttttaataaataaactaacAGATAAAAAGTGGCTTTTTTGtgtgtgataaaaaaaagtggcATAGCCATTGCACtccttttccctttcccttttatATACTTTGATGTTAATTCTTTaatctagttttttttaataatacaagAATATTCTGCCTACTTACATAGCGAGGAGTGATTGACCTTTTTTGGG encodes:
- the LOC100820520 gene encoding heavy-metal-associated domain-containing protein, which encodes MAAKKKNGGGNGNNKENEDSTITVVLKVEMHCDGCASKIIKHLRCFQGVETVKADSDAGKVTVTGKVDPTKVRDNLAEKIRKKVELVSPQPKKEQENEKENKDAKANNKSENNKTQDKKTKDKEVVTTAVLKLALHCQGCLDRIGKTVLKTKGVQEMAIDKEKEMVTVKGTMDVKALAENLMEKLKRRVEVVPPKKDKEGGGGDDEKEVSGKKKNKGGGGGDKNENIEDGIEKIEYNRMEYLAPPAFGFGYGPYGGGYGHGHGHGHGNIGGYSYVPVYPEQMHFHLHAPPPQIFSDENPNACSVM